One Paenibacillus sp. FSL H7-0737 DNA segment encodes these proteins:
- a CDS encoding L-lactate dehydrogenase, with the protein MKSKSRKVAIVGAGMVGSSCAYSMVNQAICDEIMMIDRTYDRAMAQALDLSHCMDFTSTRTKVYAGTHSDCAGMDVVILTAGANPKAGQTRLDVLEASAVITREIITNIMAGGFDGIFVVAANPVDIVTYMVWKISGLPRHRIIGTGTSIDSSRLKTLLSDVFSIDPRSVNGYALGEHGESQFVAWSHVTIGGKPILQIMDQHRERFQHLDLEDISRKTKDAGWEIFTKKGSTHFGIGSALAYITRSILNDEHKIIAVSAILDGEYGQSGICTGVPAIIGNTGIQELLELNLNTEEAEKFNASCSIVRSGIESLHLEDSI; encoded by the coding sequence TTGAAAAGTAAATCAAGAAAAGTTGCCATCGTCGGTGCCGGGATGGTCGGTTCCAGCTGCGCCTACTCCATGGTCAATCAGGCAATTTGCGACGAGATCATGATGATCGACCGCACCTATGACCGCGCTATGGCACAAGCACTTGATCTCTCACACTGCATGGATTTCACAAGCACACGCACCAAGGTGTATGCCGGAACCCATAGCGACTGCGCAGGAATGGATGTAGTTATCTTAACAGCCGGCGCTAATCCAAAGGCAGGGCAGACAAGACTTGACGTCCTGGAAGCTTCTGCAGTCATTACTAGAGAAATTATTACCAACATTATGGCTGGGGGATTCGATGGAATATTCGTAGTCGCCGCTAATCCAGTCGATATTGTCACTTATATGGTATGGAAAATATCAGGGCTGCCTCGCCACAGAATTATTGGTACAGGAACCTCCATTGACTCCTCGCGCCTAAAGACACTACTATCTGATGTTTTCTCCATCGATCCACGCAGCGTAAACGGCTACGCACTTGGAGAACATGGTGAATCCCAGTTTGTAGCTTGGTCACATGTGACGATTGGCGGTAAGCCCATCCTGCAAATTATGGATCAGCATCGTGAGCGGTTCCAGCATCTAGATCTGGAGGATATCTCCCGCAAGACCAAAGATGCGGGCTGGGAGATATTTACCAAAAAAGGCTCCACACATTTCGGTATTGGCAGCGCACTGGCTTACATTACTCGTTCCATTCTGAATGATGAGCATAAGATCATTGCCGTATCCGCAATTCTGGATGGAGAGTACGGGCAAAGTGGTATATGTACCGGCGTACCTGCCATTATTGGCAACACTGGAATTCAAGAGCTACTGGAGCTTAACCTAAACACCGAAGAAGCGGAGAAATTCAACGCCTCCTGCAGCATTGTTCGCTCAGGCATTGAGAGCTTACACTTGGAAGACAGCATTTAA
- a CDS encoding CcdC family protein: protein MGSINPSLLHIGSTIGTLLMALMVIFIRLKASARPVTIRKIWIPPLGMSTGFAMFVVPEVRFPLWWAALAFLIGWFIFAYPLIRSTNFEQRDGQIYAQRSKSFAFILLGLLLVRTLLHEFINSYVSIPQSGGLFFILAFGMILHWRFFMYKRYKAMTSSEAQSLQS from the coding sequence ATGGGTAGCATTAACCCCTCACTCCTACATATCGGCTCCACTATAGGGACCTTGCTCATGGCGCTAATGGTTATTTTTATTCGTCTAAAAGCTAGCGCACGTCCGGTTACCATTCGAAAAATATGGATTCCACCTCTCGGAATGTCGACTGGCTTTGCCATGTTCGTTGTACCTGAAGTTAGGTTTCCTTTATGGTGGGCAGCACTCGCCTTTTTGATTGGCTGGTTCATCTTCGCGTATCCTCTAATACGCAGCACAAACTTCGAACAACGGGATGGACAAATTTATGCTCAGCGTTCTAAGAGCTTTGCTTTCATTCTGCTCGGACTCCTTTTAGTTCGCACCTTACTTCATGAATTTATTAATAGTTATGTTAGTATCCCTCAGTCCGGTGGGTTATTCTTCATCTTAGCCTTCGGAATGATTCTTCATTGGAGATTCTTTATGTACAAACGTTATAAAGCTATGACCTCCTCGGAGGCACAGTCCTTACAGTCATAA
- a CDS encoding GlsB/YeaQ/YmgE family stress response membrane protein: protein MSFLWMLIVGGIIGWLAGLIMGRDIPGGVIGNIIAGIIGSWLGGVLLGSWGPKVSDFYFFPSLIGAVVLIFIVSLILRSTNGRSRS from the coding sequence ATGAGTTTTTTATGGATGTTAATTGTTGGTGGGATCATTGGTTGGTTAGCGGGTCTGATTATGGGCAGAGATATTCCAGGCGGGGTAATTGGTAACATTATCGCAGGTATTATCGGTTCATGGCTCGGTGGCGTGCTTCTGGGAAGTTGGGGACCTAAAGTAAGTGATTTCTATTTCTTCCCTTCTTTGATCGGGGCCGTTGTTCTGATCTTTATCGTCAGCCTTATTCTTCGCTCAACAAATGGACGTAGCCGTTCATAA
- a CDS encoding lactonase family protein, with protein MERPNEVLFYVGTYNPEGEEAILLCSLSPSSGEMKILEGTKGIENPSFLAVNSTGSVLYAVSEKDEGEVYAFAIDPVTKALSPLGSRPTEGGAPCYVSISPKQDYIFVSNYSGGNANVFPVNEDGSLQVMSDQVKHVGSGIREDRQEAPHPHSVIPDGSGKHILVCDLGLDQILIYRLEEGKLSKHREINLPPGSGPRHLAVHPSGQWIYLANELNCTVTVFANDEQNGNLSILQHVSTLPEQYNAGSDDTASDIHVSPCGKFLYVSNRGQDSIALFHIEGSTGHLEAVDWQVTGGRTPRNFAIIGGKLLAANQNSDIITSFSIDSDSGRLIPTGNELKIKTPVCIQAV; from the coding sequence ATGGAACGGCCTAATGAGGTATTGTTTTATGTGGGAACGTACAACCCTGAAGGTGAGGAAGCTATTCTACTCTGCTCACTTAGTCCTTCATCAGGGGAAATGAAGATTCTTGAGGGTACTAAGGGCATTGAGAATCCATCGTTTTTAGCAGTAAACAGCACAGGCAGCGTGCTCTATGCGGTTAGTGAGAAGGATGAGGGCGAGGTCTATGCTTTTGCTATTGATCCTGTTACTAAAGCGTTGAGTCCACTTGGAAGTCGTCCTACGGAAGGTGGCGCTCCTTGTTATGTCTCGATCAGTCCTAAGCAAGATTACATATTCGTCTCTAATTATTCCGGTGGCAATGCCAACGTATTTCCTGTAAATGAGGATGGTTCGCTTCAGGTCATGTCTGATCAAGTGAAACATGTAGGTTCAGGAATTCGTGAAGACCGTCAGGAAGCTCCGCATCCACACTCCGTCATTCCGGATGGAAGCGGCAAGCATATACTGGTTTGCGACTTGGGACTGGATCAAATCCTGATTTATCGCCTTGAAGAAGGTAAGCTGTCTAAGCATCGGGAGATTAATCTCCCACCAGGTTCAGGTCCACGCCATCTGGCGGTACACCCTTCAGGACAATGGATTTATCTGGCGAATGAACTAAACTGTACCGTAACGGTATTTGCTAATGATGAGCAGAATGGAAACCTCAGCATTTTACAGCATGTCAGCACGCTTCCAGAGCAATATAATGCGGGTAGTGATGATACAGCTTCCGATATTCATGTATCGCCATGTGGTAAATTCTTGTATGTCTCAAACCGGGGACAAGATAGTATCGCCTTGTTCCATATTGAGGGTTCAACAGGTCATCTTGAAGCGGTAGATTGGCAGGTTACAGGCGGACGTACTCCGCGTAATTTCGCCATTATTGGTGGCAAGCTGCTCGCTGCGAATCAAAATAGTGATATTATTACTTCGTTCTCCATCGATAGTGACAGTGGCAGATTAATTCCTACAGGGAACGAGCTGAAGATAAAGACACCGGTCTGTATTCAAGCCGTGTAG
- a CDS encoding poly(ethylene terephthalate) hydrolase family protein encodes MGMDLEYVPAPIRPRLHRRMTQEISRRIRGTYRYDTTVWRTAIAGLWIVCFLAFTTAVLGIPTGLGVPTDIALAAGTSTILLAIASNIIAVLIALTGLRIPRLFAGCVLSDVGAILLILYYADFEIEAAALIAVLLSVLGALGGLAIGLLRSKRITMGLLLTITVTFSQLALANGVQEIPTLEPIDISDSDVIPLTAASPSQPGNQAYQTFTYASGKDLHRTEYGKDTNVISSTVDASAYIKDWSKLRTLFWGFDYNALPLNGRVWMPEGDGPYPVVLMVHGNHMMEDYSDGGYAYLGELLASRGFIAISLDENFLNYSAWSGIPDNDFKVRTWIILKHLEQLAAFSDEPDNPFYQKIDFTKTALLGHSRGGQAVAMAADAERWFKNDPVMKAVDRFNIASVVALAPTDKTIDDQQARLKDVNYLTLQGARDGDVHDFYGDRQYIRASYSQGSSAFKSSLYIADANHSQFNSDWGAYDQTLPAGLFLNRAQTMDADKQRQIAKVYVSAFLETTLHGKDEYQSLFRDYRSGLKWLPETTYYNRFQDGGYRPVATFDEDRNKNTVNLGTAEASGLSWSEELAKDRESKSKATYGVVLERTAKKDEEAYYNIKLKDSVVTEMALSDADGLTFSLANLNGDIKDELSIPLPPNVEVELTDKNDTSARLPLSEVMDILPLPQTQFTLFPWLEERINDGKYGDLSEAVFQTYEMPFEQFQEEEPELEPENLTEITFYLEDEGDKIMLDDIGFYDLGIRNMF; translated from the coding sequence ATGGGTATGGATTTAGAGTACGTCCCTGCGCCGATAAGACCACGGCTTCATAGGAGAATGACTCAAGAAATTAGTCGAAGGATTAGGGGAACTTACCGTTATGATACAACGGTCTGGAGGACAGCAATCGCTGGTCTTTGGATCGTTTGCTTTTTAGCCTTCACCACTGCCGTATTAGGTATACCCACTGGATTAGGGGTGCCAACAGATATTGCACTCGCTGCAGGTACGAGTACCATTCTGCTGGCCATTGCCAGCAATATCATTGCTGTACTGATCGCCTTGACCGGACTGCGCATCCCACGACTATTCGCAGGTTGTGTATTGAGCGATGTTGGAGCGATTCTACTAATCTTATATTACGCAGATTTTGAGATTGAAGCTGCGGCTCTCATTGCTGTTCTACTATCCGTATTAGGTGCATTGGGTGGATTAGCCATCGGACTGCTGCGCAGCAAAAGAATAACCATGGGACTTCTGCTTACCATTACGGTAACTTTTTCCCAACTTGCTCTGGCAAACGGAGTGCAGGAAATACCTACTTTGGAACCCATTGATATCAGTGATTCTGATGTGATTCCATTGACAGCCGCAAGTCCGTCACAACCTGGCAATCAAGCCTATCAGACCTTCACTTATGCCAGCGGTAAGGATCTGCATCGGACCGAATACGGCAAGGATACCAATGTGATCTCTTCTACAGTAGATGCTTCTGCTTATATTAAGGATTGGTCAAAGCTCCGCACTTTATTCTGGGGTTTCGATTATAATGCACTTCCACTGAACGGCCGAGTATGGATGCCTGAGGGCGATGGTCCCTATCCGGTAGTTCTGATGGTGCACGGAAATCATATGATGGAAGATTACTCTGACGGAGGGTACGCTTATCTCGGTGAACTCTTGGCCAGCCGGGGGTTTATCGCAATTTCCCTGGATGAGAATTTCCTGAACTATTCTGCTTGGTCCGGTATTCCGGACAATGATTTCAAAGTACGGACCTGGATCATTCTGAAACACCTGGAACAGCTAGCAGCTTTCTCGGATGAACCAGACAATCCTTTTTATCAAAAAATAGATTTCACAAAAACCGCCCTGCTCGGCCATAGCCGTGGAGGACAAGCTGTTGCTATGGCAGCAGACGCCGAGCGTTGGTTTAAAAATGATCCCGTTATGAAGGCAGTAGATCGTTTTAATATAGCCTCTGTGGTCGCCCTTGCCCCTACGGACAAAACGATAGACGATCAGCAAGCCCGTCTCAAGGATGTCAACTATTTGACTCTGCAAGGGGCTCGTGATGGGGATGTACATGATTTCTATGGTGACCGCCAGTATATACGTGCATCCTATTCCCAAGGGTCCTCTGCTTTCAAAAGCTCGCTGTATATTGCAGACGCCAATCACAGTCAATTCAACAGTGATTGGGGCGCGTATGATCAGACATTACCTGCTGGCCTCTTTTTAAATCGAGCGCAAACTATGGATGCAGACAAGCAGCGGCAAATCGCTAAAGTGTATGTATCAGCTTTTCTAGAGACCACTTTGCATGGAAAAGACGAATACCAGAGCTTGTTCCGGGATTACCGCAGCGGACTGAAATGGCTACCGGAGACCACTTACTACAATCGATTCCAGGATGGGGGATATCGGCCAGTAGCCACATTTGACGAGGACCGCAACAAGAATACCGTTAATCTCGGAACAGCAGAAGCATCCGGATTATCCTGGTCGGAAGAGCTCGCGAAGGATCGTGAATCGAAGAGCAAAGCCACATATGGTGTCGTTCTTGAACGCACAGCCAAAAAAGACGAGGAAGCTTATTACAACATTAAGCTTAAAGACAGTGTTGTTACTGAAATGGCCCTTTCAGACGCAGATGGCCTTACATTTTCCTTAGCAAACCTCAATGGTGATATCAAAGATGAACTAAGTATTCCGCTACCTCCCAATGTAGAGGTTGAGTTAACCGACAAAAATGATACCTCGGCACGCTTGCCGTTAAGTGAGGTAATGGATATTCTTCCACTTCCGCAAACTCAGTTCACGTTATTCCCATGGCTTGAAGAACGGATTAATGATGGGAAGTACGGTGATCTGTCCGAAGCTGTATTTCAGACCTATGAGATGCCGTTCGAACAGTTTCAGGAGGAAGAACCTGAGCTAGAGCCTGAGAACCTGACGGAAATCACCTTCTACCTTGAAGACGAGGGAGATAAAATCATGCTAGATGACATCGGCTTTTACGATCTAGGAATTCGAAATATGTTTTAA
- a CDS encoding sulfate ABC transporter substrate-binding protein: MKKKMNKGLLVGFSLLLTAGLTAACGSNNNNGNSASSATDAPATTNSAEATNAAEATKTPSKDPVELLNVSYDPTRELYENYNKAFAAYWEKETGQKVTIKQSHGGSGKQSRAVLDGLEADVVTLALGYDIDALQEKGLINEGWQSKFDHNSSPYTSTIVFLVRKGNPKGIKDWPDLLKEGVEVITPNPKTSGGARWNYLAAWGYALDHNNNDEAKAEEFVKELFKHVPVLDTGARGSTTTFVERGIGDVLIAWENEAYLSVEELGPDKFDIVNPSESILAEPPVAIVDKVVDKRNTREVSEAYLKYLYTEEGQKIAAENYYRPTLESVKEQYKDKFPEIKLFTLADKFGTWKETQEKHFNDGGIFDKIYVPGAK; this comes from the coding sequence ATGAAGAAAAAGATGAATAAAGGGCTTCTTGTAGGGTTTAGCTTGTTGCTGACGGCAGGGCTTACTGCTGCTTGCGGCAGCAATAACAACAACGGCAATAGTGCTAGTTCGGCAACAGACGCACCAGCAACAACCAATTCAGCGGAGGCCACAAATGCGGCTGAAGCAACAAAAACTCCATCTAAAGATCCAGTAGAGCTACTGAACGTATCTTATGACCCTACTCGCGAATTGTACGAGAATTATAATAAAGCTTTTGCTGCCTATTGGGAGAAAGAAACAGGACAGAAGGTCACCATTAAACAATCCCACGGTGGATCGGGGAAACAAAGCCGTGCTGTACTTGATGGTCTGGAAGCGGATGTTGTGACCTTAGCACTTGGTTATGATATTGATGCCTTGCAGGAAAAGGGACTTATTAATGAAGGCTGGCAAAGTAAATTTGATCATAACAGTTCACCGTACACCTCGACGATCGTATTCTTAGTACGCAAAGGAAATCCAAAAGGAATCAAAGATTGGCCGGATTTGCTTAAGGAAGGCGTAGAAGTGATTACACCAAATCCGAAAACATCAGGTGGCGCACGTTGGAACTACTTGGCGGCGTGGGGTTACGCGCTAGACCACAACAATAACGACGAAGCTAAGGCTGAGGAATTTGTAAAAGAATTGTTCAAACATGTTCCGGTGCTAGATACGGGTGCGCGCGGTTCTACGACCACTTTTGTAGAACGTGGAATTGGCGATGTGCTGATTGCATGGGAGAATGAAGCTTACCTTTCTGTAGAAGAGCTTGGTCCAGATAAATTCGATATCGTAAATCCATCTGAGAGCATTCTGGCTGAACCGCCGGTAGCAATAGTAGATAAGGTTGTGGATAAAAGAAATACGCGTGAAGTGTCCGAGGCTTACTTGAAGTATCTCTATACGGAAGAAGGACAAAAAATCGCGGCTGAGAACTACTACCGTCCAACGCTAGAAAGCGTGAAAGAACAATATAAAGATAAGTTCCCGGAAATAAAGCTCTTCACATTGGCTGATAAATTCGGAACCTGGAAAGAAACGCAAGAGAAGCATTTTAACGATGGCGGGATCTTTGACAAGATCTATGTGCCGGGTGCTAAATAA
- the cysT gene encoding sulfate ABC transporter permease subunit CysT, with the protein MNVTATTTAVSATTRRRILPGFGITMGYSVLYLSLVVLLPLSALLFNSTGLSWAKFWDVATDPRVLASYRVSLSTAAAAAFVDAILGLLLAWVLVRYEFPGKRIFDALIDLPFALPTAVAGVSLTALYATNGWIGAWLEPLGLKVAFTPLGITLALMFIGIPFVVRTVQPVLEDLDRDMEEASATLGAGRWRTFRSVVLPELFPPLLTGFALAFARGIGEFGSVVFISGNMPMRTEIAPLLIMSKLEQYDYAGATAVALLLLLISFLMLLVINTLQRWVRKTSR; encoded by the coding sequence ATGAATGTCACCGCAACGACTACAGCTGTATCGGCGACAACGCGGCGAAGGATACTACCCGGTTTTGGGATAACGATGGGGTACAGCGTACTTTACCTGAGTCTCGTGGTACTCTTGCCACTTTCAGCATTGTTGTTCAATTCTACTGGGCTGAGCTGGGCGAAATTCTGGGATGTAGCTACCGATCCGCGTGTATTGGCTTCGTATCGTGTCAGCCTGTCTACGGCAGCGGCTGCTGCTTTTGTGGATGCTATTCTAGGTCTCTTGCTGGCGTGGGTACTAGTGCGTTACGAATTTCCAGGCAAAAGAATATTTGATGCGCTGATCGATCTTCCGTTTGCTTTACCGACAGCTGTAGCTGGTGTCTCCTTGACGGCTCTTTATGCCACAAATGGCTGGATCGGGGCGTGGCTTGAGCCACTAGGATTAAAGGTGGCATTTACTCCGCTTGGCATTACCCTTGCCTTAATGTTCATTGGGATACCGTTCGTCGTGCGAACGGTACAGCCGGTGCTGGAGGATTTGGACCGAGATATGGAGGAAGCCTCGGCAACCCTCGGTGCAGGCCGCTGGAGAACCTTTCGTTCAGTAGTACTGCCTGAGCTGTTTCCGCCGTTGTTAACAGGCTTTGCTTTGGCATTTGCCCGTGGTATTGGTGAATTCGGCTCTGTCGTGTTCATCTCCGGTAATATGCCGATGAGAACGGAGATTGCTCCTTTGCTTATTATGTCCAAACTGGAGCAGTATGATTACGCTGGTGCTACTGCCGTTGCGTTGCTCCTGCTTCTCATTTCCTTCTTAATGCTGTTAGTCATTAATACGCTCCAGCGTTGGGTGCGTAAGACTTCTCGGTAA
- the cysW gene encoding sulfate ABC transporter permease subunit CysW — MAGTIPLQAPRLQKNTSSPATTETKAVKWVLIGAAGLVLFWLIALPLIVVLTEALKKGWDVYIAALTDPDARSALRLTLLVAAITVPLNTFFGVAAAWAVTKFRFRGKGFLITLIDLPFAVSPVIGGLIFVLVFGANGWFGPWLSAHDIKIVFALPGIVLATLFVTFPFVARELIPLMEDQGTQEEEAAITLGAHGWQIFFRVTLPNIKWGLLYGIILCNARAMGEFGAVSVVSGHIRGETNTLPLHVEILYNEYQFSASFAVASLLLLLALVTMIIKSWLSRKNAH, encoded by the coding sequence GTGGCAGGCACCATCCCACTCCAAGCCCCCCGGCTACAGAAGAATACGTCCTCGCCAGCGACAACGGAAACCAAGGCTGTAAAATGGGTGTTGATCGGAGCTGCTGGACTAGTCCTTTTTTGGCTGATTGCCTTGCCTTTGATTGTCGTGCTGACAGAGGCACTCAAAAAGGGCTGGGACGTATATATAGCTGCTCTGACCGATCCAGATGCCCGTTCCGCTTTGCGGCTGACGTTGCTTGTTGCAGCGATCACTGTACCACTGAATACCTTTTTTGGTGTAGCGGCTGCATGGGCAGTAACCAAGTTTCGTTTTCGCGGTAAAGGGTTTCTCATTACCTTGATAGATCTCCCCTTTGCAGTATCGCCTGTCATCGGCGGTCTGATCTTTGTGCTCGTCTTCGGCGCCAACGGTTGGTTTGGCCCTTGGCTGAGCGCTCATGATATCAAGATCGTATTTGCGCTTCCAGGCATCGTGTTGGCCACGCTGTTTGTGACCTTTCCCTTTGTGGCGCGTGAGTTAATCCCGCTGATGGAGGATCAAGGGACACAGGAGGAAGAGGCAGCGATTACCCTCGGAGCACATGGGTGGCAAATCTTTTTCAGAGTCACGCTTCCTAATATTAAATGGGGTTTATTGTACGGTATTATTTTGTGTAATGCGCGGGCCATGGGCGAGTTCGGCGCAGTTTCTGTGGTGTCCGGGCATATACGTGGGGAGACGAATACACTGCCGCTGCATGTTGAGATTTTGTACAATGAATATCAATTTTCAGCCTCTTTTGCAGTAGCTTCACTGCTCCTGTTGTTGGCTTTGGTGACGATGATTATTAAAAGCTGGTTATCACGAAAAAATGCCCATTGA
- a CDS encoding YezD family protein — MAKPLKVDDLWLTRIAGLLDDMEFGSLHIVVHEGQIVQMERTERKRFENGNGNANGRYINESGTRRADSQSAGR, encoded by the coding sequence ATGGCTAAACCGCTGAAAGTGGATGATTTATGGCTTACGCGGATTGCAGGGCTTCTGGATGATATGGAATTTGGCTCCTTGCACATCGTAGTGCATGAAGGTCAGATTGTTCAGATGGAGCGTACGGAACGCAAACGTTTTGAGAATGGCAATGGCAACGCAAACGGGCGTTACATTAATGAGAGTGGAACCCGGCGGGCCGATTCCCAATCGGCAGGACGTTGA
- a CDS encoding helix-turn-helix domain-containing protein, translating to MLRKSFFTKLLIAYLVIIFAYTMIAVCLSFFKDSQNVRSELSQKQQNFLMQSRDKIDTKLGVSFNLITQLRLDDHVVKFAEKDRDYYEITQASYALKNHIDAFSEFGYSIDLMKTNDDLVITPQISSDRRRYMEDMGITNEDLAQLGTDSTSPNITISSSQNTTSTNNESASIRIVNPERVGIGNSLFFVVSFFEQLLLPPLSPDAQEAFAIIENGRYVTLKSSFDDKREKQLLAYPLAQLDEQATVDYKKLSNDEFDFHLIRSNTMPQWSYMYVTQNYSLVDSFSPNLKGTVLLLAILIFVGLAFAYTVSRRMYRPVGHLVGLFKSYGEPSGADEFAFLNETATSISEANEQMKSALHEHKLSMRDKFLRDLLHGLVPPDKVDDLLNAHQLQSLSNNLSVCVISFSNAKELEEQYSKDAILTIKSKTSLIIHEQLKVHFPCELLDHDFTKFVFIISESDTESIQKKLMKAMAQIEDAHAYGLTAAVGQPVIYAGEIDRSFIQALDILKRRSAVDKTSVITYKQLSQVQMVSYYYPIDTERELISYVIRGKRENALNTLNRLLSENLEQRQLTRQQLDQFSLLVLATLSRIIQQLNMPFEEFVQAHKESLDIVQHGESKELMVSAITSLFGAMMDTIDQQNEMMDNSTVKRMIEYIHDNYNRDLSLSMIAEEFNFSPGYVSIAFKNHSGENFKDYLNFYRVQQAKEIMRQQKDIKIGDLALMVGCNNANTFIRMFRKYEGLAPGQYAKKLNEKE from the coding sequence TTGCTTAGAAAATCCTTTTTCACAAAACTACTTATCGCTTATCTGGTTATTATATTCGCTTACACTATGATTGCTGTCTGCCTTTCTTTTTTTAAGGACAGCCAAAACGTGCGATCGGAATTAAGCCAGAAGCAGCAGAATTTTCTCATGCAATCGCGCGACAAAATTGACACGAAACTCGGTGTTTCTTTCAATTTAATTACACAATTGAGATTAGATGATCATGTTGTTAAATTCGCTGAAAAAGATCGCGATTATTATGAGATCACGCAAGCCTCTTATGCACTGAAAAATCATATAGATGCATTCTCTGAATTCGGCTATAGCATCGATTTAATGAAGACTAACGACGATTTGGTTATTACGCCGCAAATTTCGTCGGATAGAAGACGCTATATGGAAGATATGGGAATCACTAATGAGGATTTGGCACAATTAGGTACAGACAGCACGAGTCCAAACATAACGATATCGAGCAGCCAAAATACAACGTCGACGAACAATGAAAGCGCATCCATAAGAATCGTTAATCCGGAACGGGTAGGAATAGGGAACTCATTATTTTTTGTTGTCTCATTCTTTGAACAATTGCTGCTGCCACCCCTATCACCTGATGCGCAAGAAGCTTTTGCCATTATCGAAAATGGCCGATACGTAACGCTTAAATCAAGCTTTGACGATAAACGGGAAAAGCAATTGCTTGCCTATCCACTGGCACAACTGGATGAACAGGCAACCGTGGATTATAAGAAGCTATCCAATGATGAATTCGATTTCCATTTAATCCGCTCGAATACAATGCCGCAATGGTCGTATATGTATGTTACACAGAACTACTCTTTGGTGGACTCCTTTTCCCCCAATTTAAAAGGGACTGTACTTTTATTAGCCATTCTTATCTTTGTGGGACTTGCGTTCGCCTATACAGTTTCCAGGCGCATGTACCGGCCTGTGGGTCATCTCGTCGGATTGTTCAAGAGCTACGGTGAGCCTTCGGGAGCAGACGAATTCGCTTTCTTGAACGAGACAGCGACGAGTATAAGTGAAGCCAATGAACAGATGAAATCCGCGCTACATGAGCACAAGCTTTCGATGAGAGACAAGTTCCTGCGGGATTTGCTCCATGGACTCGTTCCACCTGACAAGGTGGATGACCTGCTAAATGCACATCAACTGCAAAGCCTTTCTAACAACTTGAGCGTTTGTGTGATTTCATTCTCGAACGCTAAGGAATTGGAGGAGCAATATTCGAAAGATGCGATTCTTACGATAAAATCAAAGACTTCCTTGATTATTCATGAGCAGTTGAAGGTTCATTTCCCTTGTGAACTGCTTGATCATGATTTCACCAAATTTGTCTTCATAATCAGTGAATCCGATACGGAATCCATTCAGAAGAAGCTCATGAAAGCGATGGCTCAAATCGAGGACGCGCATGCATACGGATTGACTGCAGCTGTAGGCCAGCCTGTAATTTATGCTGGGGAAATTGACCGCTCCTTTATCCAGGCACTTGATATTCTGAAGAGAAGATCGGCTGTGGACAAGACTTCCGTCATTACTTATAAACAACTCAGTCAAGTTCAGATGGTCAGCTATTATTATCCTATCGATACGGAACGCGAGCTGATCAGCTATGTGATTCGCGGCAAGCGGGAGAATGCTTTAAATACGCTAAACCGTCTGCTATCGGAAAATCTGGAGCAAAGGCAGTTAACCAGGCAGCAGCTCGACCAGTTCAGCCTGCTTGTGTTGGCTACGCTGAGCCGAATTATCCAGCAGTTGAATATGCCTTTTGAAGAGTTCGTTCAAGCTCATAAGGAATCTCTGGACATCGTACAGCACGGCGAATCGAAGGAGCTTATGGTTTCCGCCATTACTTCCTTGTTCGGCGCCATGATGGATACGATTGATCAGCAGAATGAAATGATGGATAACAGTACGGTAAAGCGGATGATTGAATATATTCATGACAACTACAATAGGGATTTATCGCTTAGCATGATAGCGGAGGAGTTTAACTTCTCTCCTGGTTATGTCAGTATCGCTTTCAAAAATCATTCCGGAGAAAATTTTAAAGATTACTTGAATTTTTATCGTGTGCAGCAAGCTAAAGAGATTATGCGTCAGCAGAAAGATATCAAAATTGGAGATTTAGCACTAATGGTCGGGTGCAATAATGCAAACACGTTTATTCGCATGTTCCGCAAGTATGAAGGGTTAGCTCCTGGCCAATACGCAAAGAAGCTTAACGAGAAGGAATGA